A region of Brevundimonas sp. NIBR10 DNA encodes the following proteins:
- a CDS encoding acyltransferase family protein: MSSSETRSPERLHGLDALRGTALLLGVVLHASMSYFPVTIWIVPDTDNSPVAGALFFAIHLFRMTSFFLIAGLFAHMMLGRRGTVGFIRDRLIRIAGPLATFWFPVLAAIIAGLIWMAAIRNGGTIPTDGPPPPPLTLETFPLTHLWFLWVLLILYVGLLVLRAPFALLDREGGWGRVSDRITGALIGPWTPLVMAAPLALAFWLAPNWTPFFGIPTPDTGLVPNAVALTAFGSAFGLGVLLDRRRDLLGRIERLWPAFTVLALGTGTAALIMVGGPVPDLAPVTEPALKARLAAIMALAVFASTFAVLSLALRFASGHSAIRRYLADASYWVYIVHLPLVMVGQILVVNQTWPWFIKFGVVIGGTLTISLLTYELLVRHSFVGGWLNGRRVPWRRASEPELAPAE, translated from the coding sequence ATGTCGTCATCCGAAACCCGTTCGCCCGAGCGCCTCCATGGCCTCGACGCCCTGCGCGGGACCGCCCTGCTGCTGGGCGTCGTCCTTCATGCGTCCATGTCCTATTTCCCGGTCACCATCTGGATCGTGCCCGACACCGACAACTCCCCGGTGGCCGGTGCCCTCTTCTTCGCCATCCACCTGTTCCGGATGACCAGCTTCTTCCTGATCGCCGGTCTGTTCGCCCATATGATGCTCGGCCGCCGGGGGACTGTCGGCTTCATCAGGGACCGGCTGATCCGCATCGCCGGACCGCTGGCGACCTTCTGGTTTCCGGTCCTTGCCGCCATCATCGCGGGCCTGATCTGGATGGCCGCCATCCGCAACGGCGGGACGATCCCGACCGACGGACCGCCCCCGCCGCCCCTGACGCTCGAGACCTTTCCCCTGACCCATCTGTGGTTCCTGTGGGTGCTGCTGATCCTCTATGTCGGCCTGCTGGTCCTGCGCGCGCCGTTCGCCCTGCTGGACCGCGAGGGCGGCTGGGGCCGCGTCAGCGACCGGATCACCGGTGCCCTGATCGGGCCGTGGACGCCGCTTGTGATGGCCGCGCCTCTGGCCCTGGCCTTCTGGCTCGCGCCGAACTGGACGCCCTTCTTCGGCATCCCGACGCCGGACACCGGGCTGGTTCCCAATGCCGTGGCCCTGACCGCCTTTGGCAGTGCCTTCGGGCTCGGCGTCCTGCTGGATCGCCGCCGCGACCTGCTGGGCCGTATCGAGCGGCTGTGGCCGGCGTTCACGGTCCTGGCCCTGGGCACAGGGACGGCCGCCCTGATCATGGTGGGCGGGCCGGTCCCGGACCTGGCACCGGTCACCGAGCCCGCGCTGAAGGCCCGGCTGGCGGCGATCATGGCCCTGGCCGTCTTCGCCTCGACCTTCGCGGTCCTGTCCCTGGCCCTGCGCTTCGCTTCGGGACACAGCGCCATCCGCCGCTACCTCGCCGACGCCTCCTACTGGGTCTATATCGTCCACCTGCCTCTGGTCATGGTCGGACAGATCCTGGTGGTGAACCAGACCTGGCCCTGGTTCATCAAGTTCGGCGTCGTCATCGGCGGAACCCTGACGATCAGCCTGCTGACCTATGAACTTCTGGTCCGCCACAGCTTCGTCGGTGGATGGCTGAACGGCCGCCGCGTCCCCTGGCGCCGCGCGTCCGAACCCGAACTCGCCCCTGCCGAATAG
- a CDS encoding transcriptional regulator: MGLADLGRIDEVIHGRMRLGIMVYLADAERADFTELKTVLDATQGNLSVHLKKLEEAGFVAIDKSFRDNKPLTRVSITDEGRRAFSAYLDAIGSLIGGRD, translated from the coding sequence ATGGGTCTGGCCGATCTGGGACGGATCGATGAGGTCATCCACGGCCGCATGCGGCTGGGGATCATGGTCTATCTGGCCGACGCCGAACGCGCCGACTTCACCGAGCTGAAGACCGTGCTCGACGCCACCCAGGGCAATCTGTCGGTCCATCTGAAGAAGCTGGAAGAGGCCGGCTTCGTCGCCATCGACAAGAGCTTCAGGGACAACAAGCCCCTGACCCGGGTGTCGATCACGGATGAGGGCCGCCGGGCCTTCTCCGCCTATCTCGATGCCATCGGCAGCCTGATCGGGGGCCGGGACTGA